ACAAATGGCGGGTTAGAGGAAGGAAGATTCGAGCAAACTGTACGGGCGTTATGCCGTTTCCTAACACCGTCAAAGAAGCTGAGTCCTCTTCTATAACCACCGTCATGATTCGCAATGTCCCTAACCAATTCAAGTAACCGCTCTCTTCTCGCTAGCCTTGTATAAAGTGTGCGCTGTGTGAGAGTGTAGTTTTGAACGAGATTTTTGTGTTGGAACTTGTTTTAGGTTTGATGACTTGCTACACATACTGGACGAGCATTGTTTGCGGCAGAACAAGGGCGTTGTTGATCCCGAGGAGTGGTCCAAGTTTGACTTCGTTTATCTGCCGGTGGATTATAGGTAAGGTTCTGGAAAATTGTGTGTAGTTGCGGTTCGTGTGTTGTTCACGTTTGCGTGGTTTTTTTTTCCAGGAAATATGCGATGCAGAAAAGGGTTTCGAATTTGGGATATGCCTTTGTTAACTTTACCTCTCCTGAAGCTGCGTTCAGGTTCTACGTCGAGTTCCATGGTCACGAATGGGATGTTGCCCAGAACAAAAAGATATGCGAAATCAACGTGGCTCAGTATCAGGTTTCGTTGTCGTTTCAGGGAATGTCTTTTTATTTACCCTAACGGGTTTGTTAGAAATTTCTGGTGTTTCTATTTGGTTTGATATAACTTAACACTGAAGCTCATTAGTAGTATTAATGTCAGTGTTGGGCACTGCTGCAAATCAAGAATCCATTTGAGTAACGGAGTGAGGAAGAAGGCGAAGATATTTGGGAAATCAAATATAGATAGTACGTTTTAGTTTGTTAAGATAGACCTTTTTGTTTGATCAATAACGTCTTTTTGTAGCGTTTGAgctttgaatgtttttttttttattcatcgaCGCATATGAATGAAAAAGTtgatacataaattttaattagctTTAAAAGCAATTACACTCGTATAAATGTAGAATGACTCACCTTCCTCAGTCTCATCAAACGAAAGTTGCAACGCTGGAGACATTTAGGTGACTTGTTACTCTATTCTTAGGTGACAGATTAAATTTTTGTTGGAAAAGGAAATGTAGTAGAATTTTAAGAGATTACTGTTATTTATTCTTGAATACCAGGGAAAGTGGGTGTGTTATAACCGAAGACACCATGAATGTTATCCAAGAAAACGTAGGAGAATGTAACTTCCCTTCATATTTAAACCTTAAATAAGAGAGCTGCATTAGCGGTGTTTTTTTGTTGTATTGTTTTTGTAATGTGTTGTCCCTTGAATTGTGCAGGGCAGAGATACTCTGATGAGGGTTTTCCAGACAAAAGTATTCCGGTGTGCGAGCCCAGATTTATTGCCTGTGCTATTTTCAGAAGGCCGTAACGGCTTGAATCGTCGAATCGAGGGAACTTATTTGGGAAATCATGTTTGTGGCCTGCcaccaagaaccaaaagaacCGGTGCTTTTGATCAGAAAGTGTGATTTGAGCCCTTTTCCGTACCTCTTTCCCCTTTCCAGGGAAACTTAATCGTTAGCTTTTTCATTTCACCTTTTTCCTAGGCTGAATCACTTCTTGGTCTTGGATTTCGATGCTGGTTTTGGCGCATCCTTACTGGTATTTTATTCCATGACAGGGTCTAATACATATTCCACCCTTGCTTCAGCTGCTACCTGCTGGGCATTCTGGTCTAGTTTAATCTAACTCTTCATGCTTGTATTTTGGGAGTGGTGGGATTTAGGTTTTTTCAGCTTACTTGTGTTTCCTTCTCGGCACCCGGTCTAGGTCCTAGGATGTTTGATCATATATCTTTAACCATGCATAGTATCTCTTGACTCTTGTTTTTCCTCTAGGCTTTTAGTTTCCTGTGTTTTCATTCTCCCCCTGGAAATGGTGCGGTCTTCCATGCTACAATCTGGGGTGAATTGGAAACATGGGTTTAAAGGACTGTGAATTGCCCCTGTTTGCTTTTGTTgtaaattgttaaataatagTAATCGTGTCAATCCTAATCCTTCAGAAGAGAAAATAACGTGATGATTgtgttctattttttctttatatggCATATATTTATCTATGACTATGATTTTAGGACATTTCTGGCATTTCTTTTCAGACTGAGTTTAAATTTTGCAGCTTCGAGCCTATCCATTGAGTGTGCTGGTCATCTGAAATCCTCTAGCAAGCAGTTTTCTGGTTTGGTTTGGCTTTATGTGTTGCCTCGTGTTATTTTTCTCCAGCATCCAATTATAGGAAACATCTAATTAATGAACATGTTTTGGGATACTTTTTGCATTTGTAGGCGCTAATAGTAATCATttaattctatatatttttttgacaattgaCGTATTCTGAGCTGAGCCTACGGTCACATGATGTTTGTATTTATGTATTATGTACATTAATGGTAGCAAGGTGATGCAGTCATTAAGATGAATAATGGTATTAGTATTACATtgaaataatcattaaaaaataaaaatttgtattcataaaagaaagagaaaggataGGATTAAAAATGAGTAAAGGATAGGGTTAGACTGAGCGGAAGAATCAAATCTCATTTCtcttaaagaaagaaatatttagcATTTATTATACTTATATAAAGACTTGTACCTTAAAGGATATGGATAGCATGAAAAGGACGAAACGTACTATGAACATTAATATTATACTGGAAATATACtattaataaagtaaattttaaaaactcaattcaaagtatattaataaagtaaaatttaaaaactcaattcaaagtatattaataaagtaaaatttaaaagcgCAATTAGaagtatattaataaaatataatttacaaattCAACTGAAGATATTTGGTTTAGAAGATGATTAAGGTTGTGTTCACGTATGGATATTAGGACAGACGGATTTGGAATTAAAATCGTGTTCACGTTTTTGGAAAGGATGGAAGAGCAACTATTGGCGGATGAAGCATGAGATTTGAGGGAGATTAgagtaaaattttttttttacccttttaaacattttattcaaaatgcaATTTTGCAATTGTAAAAGCATACAGCTCGGTAtatgaaaacaaaacatttatttgaGAGGGGTGTGATATTGGAGACGGATTTGGTCTGtgaataaacatataataataatgttaaataatagtaataataataaatatataataataataagaattaattttcatatgttaaaattattttttatttctttttataataatttttataattatatataatattaactattattattttatattattttaataactaaaaatattttgataatttttaatttttattaattaaacaaattttttatttatcatattaattaaattttatattaattcttatcaattttatttttaaatatatttttatttagttttaaatttattcaaataaataacacaaaatttatttttaaatttttcaaatctttttaaattaatacagtaaaataattcaattataaaatagttaGTCAAGCTCAATAAAAGaggacaaaaataaatacaatatataaaaagttaaataataaaatattaaatgatagaaagaataaaataaagacaataataaagaaattaaattgattttactGTTTTTCTAGGATAGATATTTGGTTATCTAAtaattattgtattaaatttttaaattaattaatataaaggTTTAATTAATGCTGGACTacagttaaaaatgaaaactttggGTTATTTACagtaaattcaattaaattctggtttcaatcaaattttattatttttaattatgtgtgtttttttatcaaatgaaaaattaattaactaaagtaaagtttttgattaatttttgttaaaatttattttcaatcataTGAATTATTggtaaaaacaaattaaagtttctaacttaatttttaattcatatgattaatatacATGGAGACGTGctaattaattacaatatataaattattatttttatctgatttagaaataaaagacatgataaacataaataatattaataaaaaacaataagcTTAAAAAATTAGGTTTCGCAAAAGATTTCTAAGTTtttctgtatattttttaaaatatttctttatatataaattgggcttaattttttttatggtaatCAATTCTAAGAGTTTAGCACTTCATGATAGAAATGACATGGAAGAAAAATTAAGTCCCTCAAAAGGATTTTAAGCTTTCCTAAATCTTTGTCTAGAagttttttatgaataaattagGTTGAGTCTTTGGTTTATTGTTGTAACTTTCTTCTGTGATAATGTAATATTatgcaataatattttaaataaatttaatatcttctctctctctctctctctctatatatatatatatatatatatatatatatatatatatatatatatatatatatatatatataatcgttatggaattttaaaattaaatttaatatttttaagatatatataattgttttggaattttaaaaatatttaaaaaaatcttttcaaatatttttatattcttttatcttttatataattatttatggaGTATCAAAGTTTTATTATGGGGAAAAATAGAGAAACTGTTGTTGTTGGTTCCTCTTTCTAGTTTAGCTaaatttgttcatatttttgatgtttttattCTTCTTGATGCAATGTTTGTCTTAATTCATTGTAGTTTAGTTCATCCATGAGTTTAAACTTAGCTTTCATTATATCAAAAcatattagaaatataaaaaaaacaatagcaaataaaaaactatttttaacatatttttatatcttaaactcatttaactatcttaaaataaattctaattaaaataacattttgaaCACAATAAACTATttatgaaatcaaattaaagatTAAACAATAATGACgaaagattaaaaagaaagtaaacatAGTTAAAAGTATGGTaatccaatttttattttgtataaaatattacCTTTCAACcaactatttataatatttatatttttattcaattatttatttatacagtGAGAGTTACTAACTCTCATACTCGAGTCCgtatataaagataataatcATAGGATCTCCTGTACAACAATATCttgtcaataaaatttaacCTAACTATATTAGACGAATTAGGCCCAATTTTTGGCTTAATCCTTTAAATCGTATCAATCGACATTGTCTGAGCTGAGCCTTTGGTCACATGATGTTTGTCTAACTTTAATGATAGCAAGGTGATGCGGTGTAAACAAAATATCTCTCAAATCCGTTCTTATTAACTATAATACTAATATTAGTATTgtataaatatcaatatatacaataattgttttaccctcttaattttaaatatcattagaTATGAAACCAATGCTTAGACTCGGATAacaaattatttgaattgtgGGTTGACTTCGGTAGATTATTTGGGTTACCAgagtaattttcttttaaatctttttatttttattttcaataaataaaatggatatattaaatcttttaataattattttttataataaattataattttatgtaatttattattcaattcTAACAAGAAATATTGAACATTAAAGtataattgaaaattgaaaattgaaaatttacctTTAAAGTAtcaaatagtaaaattttattttccgaTAAGATTAGATAgctaaagttaaaatatattgttattatttattttagtaattttatttatcccATATGATAGAATCAATCACCTTATACATTCGTATTGAAGTCTATCCTATATGAAAATTTACTTAGATTAATTTGGGATTTTATGAAATAGGTGACGTGAGTTTGTTTATAGGTCTTGATGGCCTATTTGGTAAGGTATAGAGATTTGTGCGAGTGAGTGGTCATGGTAGGTatcactttatttttattggattGTTGAGAAATGACTTGTGGTTCGATCTGTCTGGTCTTGGTGGTGATATGAAAGAGTTGTGTTTAGGGTGATGTTGCTGTTCTATTTTTGGAAATGACAACTGAAATCATTTGGGGTACGGATGCTGAAAGGAAGCCGCAAAAATTAAATGAACATGCAAAACCAATCCAAATAATGACGTTTTTTaacccttttttcttttacctcAACAACATCACAAAACAATAATGTTTCTCTAAAATAAACcacagttaaaaaaatataaataaaaag
This window of the Vigna angularis cultivar LongXiaoDou No.4 chromosome 7, ASM1680809v1, whole genome shotgun sequence genome carries:
- the LOC108320987 gene encoding protein MEI2-like 3, encoding MLSHHTLNPHAQPFYLYPNQHQLLYFPRPICYYVPPSTTGFYAPFHAPISDPSRQRAKTDTVPGKPCAPTGNWRYVRKFYKWRVRGRKIRANCTGVMPFPNTVKEAESSSITTVMIRNVPNQFKFDDLLHILDEHCLRQNKGVVDPEEWSKFDFVYLPVDYRKYAMQKRVSNLGYAFVNFTSPEAAFRFYVEFHGHEWDVAQNKKICEINVAQYQGRDTLMRVFQTKVFRCASPDLLPVLFSEGRNGLNRRIEGTYLGNHVCGLPPRTKRTGAFDQKV